In a single window of the Gadus macrocephalus chromosome 6, ASM3116895v1 genome:
- the LOC132459160 gene encoding sorting nexin-10B-like isoform X4 — translation MKSHVRHFFGGGFPMVALPQYDIRKVPFLVFWLQLPASHTMQQDISVWVRDPRIQNTDFWHAYIDYEICLLTNSLCFTKKISCTRRRFSEFVWLRQRLQVHSLLIKLPQMPPKNLFFSLNSARQISERMKGLQTFLEHPASAWPRWTPVWRAGHATLWPRPSSVGGRAFPASPLQRT, via the exons ATGAAGAGCCATGTGAGACACTTCTTTGGTGGGGGGTTTCCTATGGTCGCACTTCCTCAATACGACATTAGAAAAGTTCCCTTTTTGGTATTCTGGTTACAACTGCCTGCTTCTCACACAATGCAACAGGACATCAGCGTCTGGGTTCGGGACCCGAGGATCCAGAACACCGACTTCTGGCACGCCTATATAGACTACGAAATATGTTTACTT acTAACAGTCTTTGCTTCACCAAGAAGATCTCGTGTACAAGGAGGCGGTTCAGCGAGTTTGTATGGCTGAGGCAAAGACTCCAGGTGCATTCACTGctcat CAAGCTCCCACAGATGCCGCCGAAGAACCTGTTTTTCAGTCTGAACAGCGCCCGGCAGATTTCTGAGCGAATGAAGGGGCTTCAGACCTTCCTGGAGCA TCCCGCCTCAGCGTGGCCCAGATGGACGCCTGTGTGGCGGGCCGGACACGCTACTCTGTGGCCCAGGCCATCGAGCGTGGGGGGCAGAGCCTTCCCCGCTTCCCCTCTACAGAGGACCTGA
- the LOC132459160 gene encoding sorting nexin-10B-like isoform X3, translated as MKSHVRHFFGGGFPMVALPQYDIRKVPFLVFWLQLPASHTMQQDISVWVRDPRIQNTDFWHAYIDYEICLLTNSLCFTKKISCTRRRFSEFVWLRQRLQVHSLLISKLPQMPPKNLFFSLNSARQISERMKGLQTFLEHPASAWPRWTPVWRAGHATLWPRPSSVGGRAFPASPLQRT; from the exons ATGAAGAGCCATGTGAGACACTTCTTTGGTGGGGGGTTTCCTATGGTCGCACTTCCTCAATACGACATTAGAAAAGTTCCCTTTTTGGTATTCTGGTTACAACTGCCTGCTTCTCACACAATGCAACAGGACATCAGCGTCTGGGTTCGGGACCCGAGGATCCAGAACACCGACTTCTGGCACGCCTATATAGACTACGAAATATGTTTACTT acTAACAGTCTTTGCTTCACCAAGAAGATCTCGTGTACAAGGAGGCGGTTCAGCGAGTTTGTATGGCTGAGGCAAAGACTCCAGGTGCATTCACTGctcat TAGCAAGCTCCCACAGATGCCGCCGAAGAACCTGTTTTTCAGTCTGAACAGCGCCCGGCAGATTTCTGAGCGAATGAAGGGGCTTCAGACCTTCCTGGAGCA TCCCGCCTCAGCGTGGCCCAGATGGACGCCTGTGTGGCGGGCCGGACACGCTACTCTGTGGCCCAGGCCATCGAGCGTGGGGGGCAGAGCCTTCCCCGCTTCCCCTCTACAGAGGACCTGA
- the LOC132459160 gene encoding sorting nexin-10B-like isoform X2 codes for MKSHVRHFFGGGFPMVALPQYDIRKVPFLVFWLQLPASHTMQQDISVWVRDPRIQNTDFWHAYIDYEICLLTNSLCFTKKISCTRRRFSEFVWLRQRLQVHSLLIKLPQMPPKNLFFSLNSARQISERMKGLQTFLEQILVSPYLLSDSCVHLFLQSRLSVAQMDACVAGRTRYSVAQAIERGGQSLPRFPSTEDLNQGSSSSSYSNM; via the exons ATGAAGAGCCATGTGAGACACTTCTTTGGTGGGGGGTTTCCTATGGTCGCACTTCCTCAATACGACATTAGAAAAGTTCCCTTTTTGGTATTCTGGTTACAACTGCCTGCTTCTCACACAATGCAACAGGACATCAGCGTCTGGGTTCGGGACCCGAGGATCCAGAACACCGACTTCTGGCACGCCTATATAGACTACGAAATATGTTTACTT acTAACAGTCTTTGCTTCACCAAGAAGATCTCGTGTACAAGGAGGCGGTTCAGCGAGTTTGTATGGCTGAGGCAAAGACTCCAGGTGCATTCACTGctcat CAAGCTCCCACAGATGCCGCCGAAGAACCTGTTTTTCAGTCTGAACAGCGCCCGGCAGATTTCTGAGCGAATGAAGGGGCTTCAGACCTTCCTGGAGCA GATCCTGGTGAGCCCCTACCTGCTGTCGGACAGCTGTGTTCATCTGTTCCTGCAGTCCCGCCTCAGCGTGGCCCAGATGGACGCCTGTGTGGCGGGCCGGACACGCTACTCTGTGGCCCAGGCCATCGAGCGTGGGGGGCAGAGCCTTCCCCGCTTCCCCTCTACAGAGGACCTGAACCAgggctcttcctcctcctcttactctAACATGTAG
- the LOC132459160 gene encoding sorting nexin-10B-like isoform X5 → MVTEDISVWVRDPRIQNTDFWHAYIDYEICLLTNSLCFTKKISCTRRRFSEFVWLRQRLQVHSLLISKLPQMPPKNLFFSLNSARQISERMKGLQTFLEQILVSPYLLSDSCVHLFLQSRLSVAQMDACVAGRTRYSVAQAIERGGQSLPRFPSTEDLNQGSSSSSYSNM, encoded by the exons ATGGTTACTGAG GACATCAGCGTCTGGGTTCGGGACCCGAGGATCCAGAACACCGACTTCTGGCACGCCTATATAGACTACGAAATATGTTTACTT acTAACAGTCTTTGCTTCACCAAGAAGATCTCGTGTACAAGGAGGCGGTTCAGCGAGTTTGTATGGCTGAGGCAAAGACTCCAGGTGCATTCACTGctcat TAGCAAGCTCCCACAGATGCCGCCGAAGAACCTGTTTTTCAGTCTGAACAGCGCCCGGCAGATTTCTGAGCGAATGAAGGGGCTTCAGACCTTCCTGGAGCA GATCCTGGTGAGCCCCTACCTGCTGTCGGACAGCTGTGTTCATCTGTTCCTGCAGTCCCGCCTCAGCGTGGCCCAGATGGACGCCTGTGTGGCGGGCCGGACACGCTACTCTGTGGCCCAGGCCATCGAGCGTGGGGGGCAGAGCCTTCCCCGCTTCCCCTCTACAGAGGACCTGAACCAgggctcttcctcctcctcttactctAACATGTAG
- the LOC132459160 gene encoding sorting nexin-10B-like isoform X1, whose protein sequence is MVALPQYDIRKVPFLVFWLQLPASHTMQQDISVWVRDPRIQNTDFWHAYIDYEICLLTNSLCFTKKISCTRRRFSEFVWLRQRLQVHSLLISKLPQMPPKNLFFSLNSARQISERMKGLQTFLEQILVSPYLLSDSCVHLFLQSRLSVAQMDACVAGRTRYSVAQAIERGGQSLPRFPSTEDLNQGSSSSSYSNM, encoded by the exons ATGGTCGCACTTCCTCAATACGACATTAGAAAAGTTCCCTTTTTGGTATTCTGGTTACAACTGCCTGCTTCTCACACAATGCAACAGGACATCAGCGTCTGGGTTCGGGACCCGAGGATCCAGAACACCGACTTCTGGCACGCCTATATAGACTACGAAATATGTTTACTT acTAACAGTCTTTGCTTCACCAAGAAGATCTCGTGTACAAGGAGGCGGTTCAGCGAGTTTGTATGGCTGAGGCAAAGACTCCAGGTGCATTCACTGctcat TAGCAAGCTCCCACAGATGCCGCCGAAGAACCTGTTTTTCAGTCTGAACAGCGCCCGGCAGATTTCTGAGCGAATGAAGGGGCTTCAGACCTTCCTGGAGCA GATCCTGGTGAGCCCCTACCTGCTGTCGGACAGCTGTGTTCATCTGTTCCTGCAGTCCCGCCTCAGCGTGGCCCAGATGGACGCCTGTGTGGCGGGCCGGACACGCTACTCTGTGGCCCAGGCCATCGAGCGTGGGGGGCAGAGCCTTCCCCGCTTCCCCTCTACAGAGGACCTGAACCAgggctcttcctcctcctcttactctAACATGTAG